Proteins encoded within one genomic window of Geotalea daltonii FRC-32:
- a CDS encoding proline--tRNA ligase, whose amino-acid sequence MRYSQYFIPTVKETPSDAEVISHQLMLRGGMIRKLAAGVYNYLPLGLRSIRKVENIVREEMNRAGAIELLMPTVQPAELWQESGRWEQYGKELLRFRDRKDTEFCLGPTHEEVITDLVRREVKSYRQLPINLYQIQGKFRDEIRPRFGLMRGREFIMKDAYSFDVDEKAADISYDKMYQAYRRIFERCGLKFRAVEADTGSIGGSWSHEFMVLAESGEDAIVSCTACDYAANVEKAEARQSAVTEHADPRDMEKVSTPEKKSIEEVAAFLAIHESSLVKTLVLLADNEPVVALLRGDHELNEIKLKNILGCDTLEMAGEEVVVKVTGAPTGFAGPVGLKAKIIADLAVQGMKNFVTGANAKDLHLKNVNLGRDFNVTTFADIRNVVLGDPCPRCESGTLEMWRGIEVGHVFKLGTKYSKAMKATYLDADGKEQIIFMGCYGIGIGRTVAACIEQNHDENGIIFPLPIAPFHCIISALNMKEDVVREASEAIYGQLAAAGIEVLLDDRDERPGFKFKDADLIGIPMRIVVGSKNLADGKVELKCRRSGEVELLSIADAVEKVKAAVNAALK is encoded by the coding sequence ATGCGTTATTCGCAGTACTTTATTCCGACAGTCAAGGAAACTCCTTCCGATGCGGAGGTCATATCACACCAGCTCATGCTGCGCGGCGGCATGATCCGCAAACTGGCGGCGGGCGTTTACAATTATCTCCCCCTTGGGCTTCGTTCCATCCGCAAGGTGGAGAATATCGTCCGTGAGGAGATGAATCGTGCCGGCGCCATCGAACTGCTGATGCCCACTGTCCAGCCTGCGGAGCTTTGGCAGGAGTCGGGACGCTGGGAGCAGTACGGCAAGGAACTGCTCCGCTTCAGGGATCGCAAGGATACGGAATTCTGTCTCGGACCAACCCATGAAGAGGTCATTACCGATCTGGTGAGGCGCGAGGTAAAGAGCTACCGGCAACTCCCGATCAATCTCTATCAGATACAGGGCAAGTTCCGTGACGAGATCCGTCCCCGCTTCGGTCTCATGCGCGGTCGCGAGTTCATCATGAAGGATGCTTACTCCTTTGATGTGGATGAAAAAGCTGCGGACATTTCCTATGACAAGATGTACCAGGCCTATCGGCGAATCTTCGAGCGTTGCGGCCTAAAATTCCGCGCCGTTGAGGCTGATACCGGCAGCATTGGAGGCTCCTGGTCCCATGAATTCATGGTGTTGGCCGAATCGGGAGAAGACGCAATTGTCTCCTGTACGGCCTGCGACTATGCAGCAAATGTGGAAAAGGCCGAAGCAAGGCAGTCTGCAGTTACCGAGCATGCCGATCCCCGCGATATGGAGAAAGTGTCGACCCCCGAAAAGAAAAGTATTGAAGAAGTTGCCGCATTCCTTGCCATCCACGAATCTTCCCTGGTCAAGACTTTGGTGCTCCTGGCCGACAACGAGCCTGTGGTGGCGCTTTTGCGGGGCGATCATGAGCTGAATGAGATCAAGCTGAAAAATATCCTCGGCTGTGACACCCTTGAGATGGCGGGCGAAGAGGTGGTCGTCAAGGTTACCGGTGCACCGACCGGTTTTGCCGGGCCTGTTGGGTTGAAGGCAAAAATTATTGCCGACCTGGCCGTCCAGGGAATGAAAAACTTCGTCACCGGTGCCAATGCCAAGGACCTGCACCTGAAAAACGTCAACCTGGGCCGGGATTTCAACGTAACCACCTTTGCCGATATCCGCAATGTGGTCCTCGGCGATCCCTGCCCACGCTGCGAGAGCGGCACACTGGAGATGTGGCGTGGCATCGAAGTCGGTCACGTCTTCAAACTGGGCACCAAATATTCCAAGGCCATGAAGGCAACTTATCTGGACGCTGACGGCAAGGAGCAGATCATCTTCATGGGGTGCTACGGCATCGGCATCGGGCGTACCGTTGCCGCCTGCATCGAGCAGAATCACGACGAGAACGGCATCATCTTCCCGCTTCCCATCGCCCCGTTTCATTGCATCATCTCTGCCCTTAATATGAAGGAAGACGTGGTCAGGGAAGCATCGGAAGCAATATATGGCCAGCTCGCAGCAGCCGGGATTGAAGTGCTGCTGGATGATCGTGACGAGCGGCCCGGCTTCAAGTTCAAGGATGCCGATCTGATTGGTATTCCCATGCGCATCGTCGTGGGGAGCAAGAATCTGGCCGACGGGAAGGTGGAGCTCAAATGTCGCCGATCCGGCGAGGTGGAGTTGCTTTCCATTGCTGATGCCGTGGAAAAAGTAAAAGCCGCAGTTAATGCTGCGTTGAAGTAG
- the pyrF gene encoding orotidine-5'-phosphate decarboxylase yields MTRDEARAKIIFALDVNEFSDVEKWADLLSPHVGMFKVGKQLYTACGPAVVRMIQKYGGEVFLDLKYHDIPNTVAMASLEAARMGVKLFNLHALGGYEMMAKTVETLDKEFKGEERGKVLAVTILTSSNEQTLQEVGINLPVPEMVVKLAALAKKAGIDGVVASPQEVPLIREACGNDFLIVTPGVRPAFAAADDQKRIMTPAEAVKSGADYLVIGRPIAAAPNPAEAAQAIVAEIVAG; encoded by the coding sequence ATGACCAGAGACGAAGCACGGGCAAAGATAATTTTCGCCCTTGATGTAAACGAGTTCAGCGATGTTGAGAAATGGGCAGACCTGCTTTCGCCCCATGTGGGGATGTTCAAGGTGGGAAAGCAGCTTTATACCGCCTGTGGTCCCGCCGTGGTGCGGATGATCCAGAAATACGGCGGCGAGGTGTTTCTTGACCTGAAGTATCATGATATTCCCAACACCGTGGCCATGGCCTCCCTCGAAGCGGCCCGCATGGGGGTGAAGCTGTTCAATCTCCATGCCCTTGGCGGCTATGAGATGATGGCCAAAACGGTGGAGACGCTGGATAAGGAATTCAAGGGGGAAGAGCGGGGGAAAGTTTTGGCCGTGACCATCCTCACCTCATCCAACGAGCAGACCTTGCAAGAGGTGGGGATAAACCTGCCGGTGCCGGAAATGGTGGTGAAACTTGCAGCTCTGGCCAAAAAGGCGGGCATTGATGGCGTAGTCGCTTCTCCCCAGGAGGTGCCGCTGATCCGTGAAGCCTGCGGCAACGATTTCCTCATCGTTACTCCCGGCGTTCGGCCGGCCTTTGCCGCTGCCGATGATCAGAAAAGGATCATGACACCGGCTGAAGCAGTGAAAAGCGGTGCCGATTACCTGGTAATCGGTCGGCCTATCGCCGCTGCGCCGAATCCTGCAGAAGCCGCACAAGCCATTGTTGCGGAGATTGTCGCAGGCTGA
- the rlmB gene encoding 23S rRNA (guanosine(2251)-2'-O)-methyltransferase RlmB translates to MKDEIIYGLNSVMEALRGKRRAFELFVASGSSDRRLEKLLDLAEEKRVPVRHRDKRDISRLCGTDHHQGIALRTERFAYAQLADILESETARSNGLLLVLDGVQDPHNLGALIRSAACAGAQGVIIPKDRAVGVTAAVEKASAGAIETIAVAEVTNIAQTLDELKAAGFWIYGADGESPISIFEQKLTGAVALVIGSEGEGIRPLVKKRCDILVSIPLKGGVNSLNASVAGGIMLFEVVRQRDKK, encoded by the coding sequence ATGAAAGATGAAATCATATACGGGCTAAATTCGGTTATGGAGGCTCTCCGCGGGAAACGGAGGGCCTTCGAGCTTTTTGTCGCCAGCGGCAGCAGTGATCGCCGTTTGGAAAAACTTCTCGATCTTGCTGAAGAGAAGAGGGTGCCGGTGCGCCACCGGGACAAGCGGGATATTTCCCGGCTCTGCGGTACTGATCACCATCAGGGGATCGCTTTACGGACAGAACGATTTGCCTATGCGCAACTGGCTGATATACTGGAATCTGAAACGGCCCGCAGCAACGGCCTGTTATTGGTTCTGGACGGTGTGCAGGACCCGCACAACCTGGGTGCACTGATTCGCAGTGCCGCTTGTGCCGGAGCCCAGGGAGTGATCATCCCCAAAGACCGTGCAGTAGGGGTGACAGCGGCAGTGGAAAAAGCTTCGGCCGGCGCTATTGAAACCATTGCGGTTGCAGAGGTGACCAACATCGCCCAGACCCTGGATGAGCTGAAAGCTGCCGGATTCTGGATCTACGGAGCAGACGGCGAATCGCCCATCTCTATCTTCGAGCAGAAATTGACCGGAGCCGTGGCGCTGGTCATCGGCAGCGAAGGGGAGGGGATCAGGCCGCTGGTAAAGAAGAGATGTGACATCCTGGTGTCGATCCCGCTCAAAGGGGGCGTCAACTCCCTCAATGCCTCGGTTGCCGGAGGGATTATGCTCTTCGAAGTGGTGCGGCAGCGGGATAAAAAATAA
- a CDS encoding helix-turn-helix domain-containing protein, with protein MLTHKELKDRALQRADVKTEYDALDEEFRFLDEFLKARAAAGVTQAEVAERIGTTQSAIARLESGGGKHSPSIATLQKYAHALGCRLELRLVSEKVAKKAKNQNVCTTERAKRLRTG; from the coding sequence ATGCTCACACACAAAGAACTTAAAGATCGCGCCCTTCAGAGGGCAGACGTAAAAACTGAATATGATGCACTGGATGAAGAGTTCCGATTTCTTGATGAATTCCTCAAAGCTCGTGCTGCCGCAGGGGTAACACAAGCCGAAGTAGCTGAGCGCATCGGTACAACACAATCTGCAATCGCCCGACTCGAATCAGGAGGAGGAAAGCATTCACCATCCATTGCGACATTGCAGAAATATGCACATGCTCTTGGTTGCCGTTTGGAGTTGCGTTTGGTCAGTGAAAAGGTAGCCAAGAAAGCAAAAAATCAAAACGTCTGCACGACAGAACGCGCAAAAAGACTACGTACTGGTTAG
- a CDS encoding type II toxin-antitoxin system RelE/ParE family toxin produces MIWTLTYYSESVQEEILAMPAGFLGRYFRYTDRMELYGPDLGMPHTRAMGDGLFELRLKSAEGIARVFYCTMIGRKIVMLHQFVKKTDKTPPRELETAQRRMKEYKNAHTQRT; encoded by the coding sequence ATGATTTGGACACTCACCTACTACAGCGAATCAGTACAAGAAGAAATCCTTGCCATGCCTGCCGGATTCCTTGGTCGCTATTTTCGGTACACCGACAGAATGGAGCTTTACGGACCAGACCTCGGCATGCCGCATACCCGAGCAATGGGAGACGGCCTTTTTGAATTGCGACTGAAATCCGCTGAGGGAATTGCACGGGTATTCTACTGCACGATGATTGGTCGTAAAATCGTGATGCTGCACCAATTTGTAAAGAAGACAGACAAAACCCCACCAAGAGAACTTGAAACGGCACAAAGACGGATGAAGGAGTACAAAAATGCTCACACACAAAGAACTTAA
- a CDS encoding HD domain-containing protein — MKDIKDYVKDFYQGESSAHDFFHLERVERIARYISHYEGGNLEVIVASCYLHDIDRHLEGLKATKVSHKEAEKTVREHLGQIAVNPKYHDTILEIISYTSQYSFSPGARSKLSLEAQIVRDADNIDALGAIGVARSFVYGGKYDECIWNPTVPFSNKPYESGAHCPSVIHHYYEKLLLLKDDFDTETGKRLARSRHAVIEQFLSDFFEEWHFNLEPNNLE; from the coding sequence ATGAAAGATATTAAGGATTATGTCAAAGACTTTTACCAAGGCGAGTCTTCTGCTCACGATTTTTTTCATTTAGAGCGGGTTGAGAGGATCGCCCGTTATATCTCGCATTATGAAGGTGGGAATTTGGAGGTTATAGTCGCTTCTTGTTATCTACATGATATCGATCGACATCTTGAGGGCTTGAAAGCAACCAAGGTATCTCATAAAGAGGCTGAAAAAACGGTAAGAGAACATTTAGGCCAGATAGCTGTTAACCCAAAATATCATGACACAATATTAGAAATCATTTCATATACAAGCCAATACTCGTTTTCTCCTGGTGCGCGATCCAAGCTCTCGCTCGAGGCGCAAATAGTCAGAGATGCTGATAACATCGATGCATTGGGTGCTATAGGTGTTGCCAGGTCGTTCGTATATGGTGGAAAGTATGATGAATGCATTTGGAACCCTACAGTGCCATTCTCAAACAAGCCGTACGAATCAGGAGCCCATTGTCCTTCTGTTATTCATCATTATTACGAGAAACTGTTGCTACTTAAAGACGATTTCGATACAGAAACAGGTAAAAGGCTGGCGAGGTCCAGGCATGCAGTCATTGAACAATTTTTGAGCGATTTCTTTGAGGAATGGCATTTTAATTTGGAACCCAATAATCTGGAGTAA
- a CDS encoding nicotinamide mononucleotide transporter, which produces MNANGALTWLLVAGSLLGGQLVINKRRTGYLIWVVINVFWVFFYYYQGIYASVFLFTVYSVQALYGFFKWKNRDETTPSFSAQAEAE; this is translated from the coding sequence TTGAATGCAAATGGTGCTTTAACTTGGTTGCTTGTGGCTGGAAGTTTACTTGGTGGCCAACTTGTTATTAATAAAAGACGAACCGGATATTTAATATGGGTGGTGATAAACGTTTTTTGGGTTTTTTTCTATTATTATCAGGGAATCTATGCTTCTGTATTCCTGTTTACTGTGTATTCAGTGCAAGCTTTATATGGGTTTTTTAAGTGGAAAAACAGAGACGAAACTACGCCCTCTTTTTCTGCTCAAGCCGAAGCTGAATAA
- a CDS encoding cation:proton antiporter, with amino-acid sequence MAIFLLLTFAHICGYFFTLLRMPSVIGEIFGGFLLGPTVFGHFLPDLQNWVFNAFVAEGKLISIVYWFGLILLMFISGFEIQNYLNQKNNKLVFGLTIGSTIIPFIAGWFLPICFDLTPYVGDKHSLLALQLIIAIATAVTSIPVISKIFIELNIVSTPFANVVLAAATIHDLVVWIALAIAGDLVAARTINLSEIVLKLVITIAFFIVFLKIIPRAIMFLNGSKWNVVARSSIVGYVMAVCLFLVAIASMLGVNLVFGALLAGIVVGMAKEPEFINVKKHIREFSLAFFVPLYFAIVGLKLNLIRDFDPLFLGWFLLYMTFFQMAGCLVATRMLRVDWFSSVNLGIAMSTKGGPLIVLATVALDLGIVSSSFSASLILIAIITSAFAGAWFRYIIKNDLRLLKV; translated from the coding sequence ATGGCAATCTTCCTGCTGTTGACCTTTGCTCACATTTGTGGCTACTTTTTTACTTTATTGAGGATGCCTAGTGTTATTGGTGAAATATTTGGTGGATTCTTATTAGGGCCAACGGTATTTGGTCATTTTCTGCCGGATCTGCAGAATTGGGTTTTTAATGCATTTGTAGCAGAGGGTAAGCTAATTTCCATTGTCTACTGGTTTGGCTTGATTTTATTAATGTTTATTTCTGGATTTGAAATACAGAACTATTTAAACCAGAAAAACAATAAACTTGTTTTTGGACTCACTATTGGCTCTACAATCATACCATTCATTGCCGGATGGTTTTTGCCGATTTGTTTTGACCTCACGCCTTACGTCGGTGACAAACACAGCCTGTTAGCATTGCAATTGATTATAGCAATTGCAACTGCGGTCACTTCTATCCCTGTTATTTCTAAAATATTTATCGAACTGAATATTGTAAGTACACCGTTTGCGAATGTTGTTCTCGCCGCTGCAACAATACATGATTTAGTAGTGTGGATCGCTTTAGCTATTGCTGGGGATTTAGTAGCTGCACGTACCATCAATTTATCAGAAATAGTCCTCAAATTAGTCATCACGATAGCGTTTTTTATAGTTTTCTTAAAGATCATACCAAGAGCAATAATGTTCTTGAATGGTTCGAAATGGAATGTAGTTGCCAGGTCATCAATTGTTGGGTATGTCATGGCGGTGTGCCTGTTTCTTGTGGCAATAGCTAGTATGTTAGGCGTTAACTTGGTATTTGGCGCACTCCTCGCCGGTATCGTAGTTGGGATGGCTAAAGAGCCCGAATTTATAAATGTTAAAAAGCATATCCGGGAATTTTCTCTTGCTTTCTTTGTTCCACTCTATTTCGCCATAGTCGGGTTAAAGCTGAACCTTATCAGGGATTTCGATCCTCTCTTTCTTGGTTGGTTCCTTTTGTATATGACTTTTTTTCAGATGGCTGGGTGCTTAGTTGCAACTAGGATGTTGAGAGTAGATTGGTTTTCTAGTGTCAATTTAGGGATTGCGATGAGTACTAAAGGTGGGCCACTCATTGTTTTGGCGACTGTAGCGCTTGACTTGGGGATAGTCAGTAGCTCTTTTTCAGCTTCGCTCATCTTGATTGCGATAATAACCTCGGCCTTTGCAGGGGCATGGTTCAGATACATTATCAAAAACGATTTGCGCCTACTTAAGGTTTAG
- a CDS encoding radical SAM protein: MKTTDLSQIPVDIMVTYRCNLNCNKCYAPKEGSEASLAEIKHVLDKLYIAGLRRVVLTGGEPTVREDVADIAQYAKKIGFAVYLSTNGLLLKQIWKEISPYLSWISISLDAPSAELDKIITGELGAQHFTQVVEFLRYYKEYDDLTAKVKLGTVVTKKNIDHVALLGKIMFEKFPLYTPDVWRFYQFSNFNDYNDNYSYIDSLSIPQDDFEGLMQNLKEYFPDVHISHATAAERDESYVFVKPDLTLAYSSKGDYVSLGDTKQMTADHIREAFHEINHLWDKCVSNRAIYS, translated from the coding sequence GTGAAAACAACAGATTTGAGTCAAATCCCGGTGGATATTATGGTTACTTATCGTTGTAATCTCAACTGTAATAAGTGCTATGCCCCAAAAGAGGGCAGTGAGGCTTCTTTGGCTGAAATAAAGCACGTTTTAGACAAGCTATACATCGCAGGGTTGAGGCGAGTGGTTTTGACTGGCGGAGAACCGACGGTCCGAGAAGATGTTGCTGACATTGCCCAATATGCAAAAAAAATTGGTTTCGCCGTGTACCTGTCTACTAATGGCCTGCTGTTAAAACAAATATGGAAAGAAATTTCCCCATATTTGTCATGGATTAGTATATCTCTCGACGCACCATCAGCAGAGTTAGATAAAATAATCACGGGAGAATTAGGTGCGCAACACTTTACACAAGTAGTAGAGTTCCTCAGATATTACAAAGAATACGATGATCTAACAGCTAAAGTTAAACTTGGTACTGTTGTAACCAAAAAAAATATCGATCATGTCGCATTACTTGGCAAGATCATGTTTGAGAAGTTTCCGCTGTATACGCCTGATGTCTGGAGATTCTATCAATTTAGCAATTTTAATGATTATAACGATAATTACAGTTATATAGATAGCCTGAGTATCCCTCAAGATGATTTCGAAGGACTGATGCAAAACTTAAAAGAATATTTTCCCGATGTACACATATCACATGCGACAGCTGCAGAAAGGGATGAATCATATGTATTTGTAAAGCCTGATTTAACTTTAGCGTATTCCAGTAAAGGAGATTACGTATCGCTTGGTGATACCAAACAAATGACAGCAGATCATATACGTGAGGCTTTCCACGAAATCAATCATCTTTGGGATAAGTGCGTATCAAACAGGGCAATTTATTCATGA
- a CDS encoding radical SAM protein — protein sequence MEYIRACCFWPNEDVIKVNWEITGKCQLSCKHCLNKHRRENAQITLKEAEGLIDDLAVHGIKRIILTGGEPLLFDGIFQVVNYAQAKGMTVSINTNGLLLDKHFLDLLCCESVKIRIGLCGFSAQTHDEFTGRVGAFDQVINNILELLPYKAKISLQYTVTKKNIHELPELFKFLKTHDLSAKLNDIIEVDDNAELSEYVVSQEEISQIVNSDVLQDKKYIDLIRPKKGKLQKCPAGKNIIGILSDGKITPCSWISSFTSEYDSDSVKDVFGFPTELEKLFNHPLCSNCGVPGCGKGCVAVALKHQPSIDPLCPVL from the coding sequence ATGGAATACATAAGAGCATGTTGTTTCTGGCCAAATGAAGATGTCATCAAGGTGAACTGGGAAATTACAGGGAAATGTCAATTAAGCTGCAAGCACTGTCTAAACAAACATCGTCGAGAAAATGCACAAATAACTTTGAAGGAAGCCGAGGGTCTAATCGACGATTTGGCTGTTCATGGGATTAAACGTATAATACTAACAGGTGGTGAGCCGTTACTATTCGATGGGATATTTCAGGTTGTAAATTATGCTCAAGCAAAAGGTATGACAGTATCAATCAATACGAATGGTCTTTTGTTAGATAAACATTTCTTAGATTTACTGTGTTGTGAATCAGTGAAAATAAGAATTGGATTGTGTGGTTTTTCTGCGCAAACACACGATGAGTTTACTGGTAGGGTTGGAGCCTTCGACCAGGTGATTAATAACATACTGGAGTTATTGCCTTACAAGGCAAAAATCTCCTTACAGTACACAGTAACGAAGAAGAATATTCATGAACTTCCCGAATTATTTAAGTTCTTAAAAACTCATGATTTAAGTGCCAAGCTCAATGACATAATTGAAGTCGACGATAATGCGGAACTTTCTGAATATGTAGTTTCACAGGAGGAAATAAGTCAGATTGTAAATTCTGACGTACTGCAAGACAAAAAGTACATCGACTTGATTAGACCTAAAAAAGGGAAGTTGCAAAAATGCCCAGCCGGCAAAAACATTATCGGAATATTGTCCGATGGCAAGATAACGCCGTGCTCTTGGATTTCTAGCTTCACCTCAGAATATGATTCCGACAGTGTAAAAGACGTATTTGGATTTCCGACGGAATTGGAGAAGCTTTTTAATCACCCTTTATGCAGCAATTGTGGTGTTCCCGGATGCGGTAAAGGGTGCGTTGCTGTCGCATTGAAGCACCAACCGAGCATCGATCCGCTATGTCCCGTCCTTTAG
- a CDS encoding DUF190 domain-containing protein has product MSDDESVVIKEYGQLRIYMTARDKVKATTNLQRFFGRSLYEDIIEAAKQDGIFSAYAYLMHSGYIPNGKIETGKLSEYHNSSLNLYIELISLREEIELFVKKHSGLLKDKAMVYKPIEGWSFGSCDTIAD; this is encoded by the coding sequence GTGTCGGATGACGAAAGTGTAGTCATAAAAGAATATGGACAATTGCGTATTTATATGACTGCAAGAGATAAAGTCAAAGCGACTACCAACCTACAGCGTTTTTTCGGTAGGTCTCTGTACGAAGATATTATTGAAGCAGCCAAGCAGGACGGGATTTTTAGTGCGTACGCTTATCTAATGCACAGCGGCTACATTCCTAATGGAAAGATAGAAACAGGGAAATTGTCGGAATACCATAACTCTTCTTTAAATCTCTATATTGAGCTTATTTCATTGCGCGAAGAAATCGAGCTGTTCGTAAAAAAGCATTCTGGCCTGCTCAAGGATAAAGCGATGGTTTACAAACCTATAGAAGGTTGGAGTTTTGGCAGTTGTGACACCATCGCTGATTAA
- a CDS encoding NUDIX hydrolase yields the protein MSVDCEVATLREGSVIKHFVASAIIFHNEKVLLLEHKKLGTWLGPGGHIEVNESPDEAVSREIMEETGLKITIVSNCDVNLGTNEAVVLHNPYAVLCELINIPNDLHYHIDFVFICSSNTDQIRHDYREYKNIGWFSKAEIQALNIFPNYKKLLNKAFNEFVNCSEAVIEKEHCLNGILETV from the coding sequence ATGTCTGTAGACTGTGAGGTAGCAACCTTAAGAGAAGGTTCGGTCATTAAGCATTTCGTTGCGTCGGCAATCATTTTCCACAATGAGAAAGTGCTATTACTAGAACACAAAAAATTAGGCACCTGGCTCGGGCCAGGTGGGCATATAGAGGTAAACGAATCCCCTGACGAAGCTGTTAGTAGAGAAATAATGGAAGAAACAGGTTTAAAAATAACCATTGTTAGTAATTGTGATGTAAATCTTGGAACAAATGAAGCCGTTGTACTGCACAACCCATACGCTGTTTTATGCGAACTGATAAATATACCAAATGATTTACATTATCACATAGATTTTGTTTTTATATGCAGTTCAAATACTGATCAAATCCGGCATGATTACCGAGAGTATAAAAATATAGGATGGTTTAGCAAAGCAGAGATACAGGCTCTGAATATTTTCCCAAACTACAAAAAATTACTTAACAAAGCATTCAATGAATTTGTTAATTGTAGTGAAGCAGTGATTGAAAAGGAACATTGCCTCAATGGTATTTTGGAAACTGTTTAG
- a CDS encoding acyl-homoserine-lactone synthase — protein MIAISKHVATPAANGLKSDVFIREGGLYVTNIVAKEDIFKAHSLRYRVFCDELGWAPQNFCKLDIDNYDDGAVFFGVFDVNNDLKAFLRIVTSDHPFMIENEFPFLVKAGSTISKRDDVVEVSRLCVDADARSETFSGNFGVHTASLLLYKGVYHWCLKNRINYLYLVVDYKVFRLLNVKGFPCRLIGDPKVMPDGVVAVAAMLNWREFEELNLVGTKNLKSWFSQYQLPPPTVQLPQREFCSQH, from the coding sequence ATGATAGCGATTAGCAAACATGTTGCAACACCCGCTGCTAATGGCCTTAAGAGTGATGTCTTTATAAGGGAGGGTGGTCTTTATGTCACAAACATTGTTGCAAAAGAAGATATATTTAAAGCACATTCATTGAGGTATAGAGTTTTTTGTGATGAATTGGGATGGGCTCCCCAAAATTTTTGTAAGCTTGATATAGATAATTATGATGATGGGGCTGTCTTTTTTGGCGTTTTTGATGTGAATAATGATTTAAAAGCCTTTTTACGGATTGTGACCTCAGATCATCCATTCATGATAGAGAACGAGTTTCCGTTTTTGGTAAAGGCGGGATCAACTATAAGCAAACGAGACGATGTCGTTGAGGTATCAAGACTATGTGTTGATGCCGATGCAAGATCAGAGACGTTTTCTGGTAATTTCGGCGTGCATACTGCCTCTCTTCTTTTATATAAGGGTGTTTATCATTGGTGTTTGAAGAATCGAATAAACTACCTTTATCTTGTTGTTGATTATAAGGTGTTCAGATTGCTAAATGTGAAAGGATTTCCCTGCAGATTGATAGGAGATCCAAAAGTTATGCCCGATGGTGTAGTTGCGGTTGCAGCAATGCTGAATTGGAGGGAATTTGAAGAGTTGAACCTTGTTGGAACTAAAAATTTGAAATCATGGTTCAGTCAATATCAATTACCCCCGCCGACAGTGCAATTGCCACAGCGTGAGTTCTGCTCACAGCATTAA
- a CDS encoding helix-turn-helix transcriptional regulator produces the protein MENTDCISKRDAVFLLELIHECVTCKNKTGIKNIVDSLSSLVAIDNAVFGIAQIGTNGLIQTYDVMNISYPEEWLITYKRKNFCQVDPIAKENFSNFELQFWEDTYKKWNPPKEFISAARDFNLYNGIACGVRNLKSTEGSLFSVAGKLENHPREKFIIENLTPHLHTAFTTYLSKTKAPVNFELSKREIEVLNWVKKGKSSWDISVILAISVRTVKFHVENIMVKLNAVSRTHAVAIALSAGVIDID, from the coding sequence ATGGAAAATACTGATTGTATTTCAAAGCGTGATGCAGTTTTTCTTTTAGAGCTTATTCACGAATGTGTGACCTGTAAGAATAAGACAGGTATTAAGAATATTGTAGACAGTTTGTCTAGTCTTGTAGCGATTGATAACGCAGTATTTGGTATAGCCCAAATAGGTACTAACGGTCTAATACAGACATATGATGTAATGAATATATCTTATCCAGAAGAATGGCTAATCACTTATAAAAGAAAAAATTTTTGTCAAGTCGACCCGATTGCTAAAGAAAACTTTAGTAATTTTGAGCTACAGTTTTGGGAAGACACCTACAAGAAATGGAATCCACCTAAAGAATTCATCTCAGCGGCAAGAGATTTTAACTTATATAATGGTATTGCCTGTGGAGTTAGAAACTTGAAATCGACAGAAGGAAGCCTGTTTTCAGTTGCTGGTAAACTGGAAAACCACCCACGTGAGAAATTCATAATTGAAAATTTGACCCCACATTTACATACTGCATTTACGACTTATTTATCAAAAACAAAAGCTCCAGTAAATTTCGAACTTTCAAAAAGAGAAATAGAAGTGCTTAATTGGGTGAAAAAGGGAAAGAGTTCTTGGGATATCTCAGTAATTCTCGCTATCAGTGTAAGAACTGTAAAATTTCATGTTGAAAATATCATGGTTAAACTTAATGCTGTGAGCAGAACTCACGCTGTGGCAATTGCACTGTCGGCGGGGGTAATTGATATTGACTGA